A portion of the Desmodus rotundus isolate HL8 chromosome 8, HLdesRot8A.1, whole genome shotgun sequence genome contains these proteins:
- the CX3CR1 gene encoding CX3C chemokine receptor 1 isoform X2 codes for MPTLLPESVSEAFQYDENAEACDLGGVVDFGTTFLPIVYSLVFAFGLVGNLLVVFALTHSQKPKSITDMYLLNLALSDLLFVVTLPFWIHYQVREQGFHNAVCKLTTAFFFIGFFGGIFFITIISIDRYQAIVLAASSMNNRTGQHGVVISLGVWAAAVLVAAPQFMFTKLTENECFGDYPEILQGIWPVLRNTEVNILGFLLPLLIMSYCYFRIIQTLFSCKNNKKAKAIKLIFLVVIVFFLFWTPYNVMVFLETLNLYNFFPSCDMKRDLKLALNVTETVAFIHCCLNPFIYAFAGEKFRRYLHHVYRKCLAVVCGGSVHASFPASESQRSRRESVLSSNVTNCTSDGDASIAL; via the coding sequence ATGCCCACCCTCTTGCCTGAATCAGTTTCAGAAGCCTTTCAGTATGATGAGAATGCGGAAGCCTGTGATTTGGGGGGCGTCGTGGACTTCGGGACCACCTTCCTGCCCATCGTGTACTCCCTTGTCTTTGCCTTTGGCTTGGTGGGAAATTTGCTGGTAGTGTTTGCCCTCACCCACAGCCAGAAGCCCAAGAGTATCACCGACATGTACCTCCTGAACCTGGCCTTGTCCGATCTGCTCTTTGTAGTCACCTTGCCCTTCTGGATTCACTATCAGGTAAGGGAACAAGGCTTTCATAACGCTGTGTGCAAACTCACTACCGCCTTCTTCTTCATTGGATTTTTTGGGGGCATAttcttcatcaccatcatcagcatCGATAGGTACCAGGCCATTGTCCTGGCCGCCAGCTCCATGAACAACCGGACCGGGCAGCACGGCGTTGTCATCAGCCTGGGCGTCTGGGCAGCAGCCGTTCTGGTGGCAGCGCCCCAGTTCATGTTCACAAAACTCACAGAAAACGAATGCTTTGGGGACTACCCTGAGATCCTGCAGGGTATCTGGCCTGTGCTCCGCAACACAGAAGTAAATATCCTTGGCTTCCTGCTCCCCCTGCTAATCATGAGTTACTGTTACTTCAGAATCATACAGACACTGTTTTCTTGCAAGAACAACAAGAAAGCTAAAGCCATCAAACTGATCTTTCTGGTGGTCattgtgtttttcctcttctgGACACCCTACAACGTTATGGTTTTCTTAGAGACGCTCAACCTCTACAACTTCTTTCCTAGTTGTGACATGAAGCGGGATCTGAAGCTGGCCCTCAATGTGACCGAGACAGTTGCCTTTATCCACTGTTGTCTCAATCCCTTTATCTACGCATTTGCTGGAGAGAAGTTCAGAAGATATCTTCACCACGTGTATAGGAAATGCCTGGCTGTTGTGTGCGGCGGTTCCGTCCATGCCAGTTTCCCCGCTTCTGAATCACAAAGGAGCAGGAGGGAAAGTGTGCTGAGCAGCAATGTGACGAACTGCACCAGTGACGGAGATGCGTCCATAGCTCTCTGA
- the CX3CR1 gene encoding CX3C chemokine receptor 1 isoform X1, whose translation MLVPVPEKQPTALTMPTLLPESVSEAFQYDENAEACDLGGVVDFGTTFLPIVYSLVFAFGLVGNLLVVFALTHSQKPKSITDMYLLNLALSDLLFVVTLPFWIHYQVREQGFHNAVCKLTTAFFFIGFFGGIFFITIISIDRYQAIVLAASSMNNRTGQHGVVISLGVWAAAVLVAAPQFMFTKLTENECFGDYPEILQGIWPVLRNTEVNILGFLLPLLIMSYCYFRIIQTLFSCKNNKKAKAIKLIFLVVIVFFLFWTPYNVMVFLETLNLYNFFPSCDMKRDLKLALNVTETVAFIHCCLNPFIYAFAGEKFRRYLHHVYRKCLAVVCGGSVHASFPASESQRSRRESVLSSNVTNCTSDGDASIAL comes from the exons ATGCTGGTTCCCGTTCCAGAGAAGCAGCCGACA GCCCTCACCATGCCCACCCTCTTGCCTGAATCAGTTTCAGAAGCCTTTCAGTATGATGAGAATGCGGAAGCCTGTGATTTGGGGGGCGTCGTGGACTTCGGGACCACCTTCCTGCCCATCGTGTACTCCCTTGTCTTTGCCTTTGGCTTGGTGGGAAATTTGCTGGTAGTGTTTGCCCTCACCCACAGCCAGAAGCCCAAGAGTATCACCGACATGTACCTCCTGAACCTGGCCTTGTCCGATCTGCTCTTTGTAGTCACCTTGCCCTTCTGGATTCACTATCAGGTAAGGGAACAAGGCTTTCATAACGCTGTGTGCAAACTCACTACCGCCTTCTTCTTCATTGGATTTTTTGGGGGCATAttcttcatcaccatcatcagcatCGATAGGTACCAGGCCATTGTCCTGGCCGCCAGCTCCATGAACAACCGGACCGGGCAGCACGGCGTTGTCATCAGCCTGGGCGTCTGGGCAGCAGCCGTTCTGGTGGCAGCGCCCCAGTTCATGTTCACAAAACTCACAGAAAACGAATGCTTTGGGGACTACCCTGAGATCCTGCAGGGTATCTGGCCTGTGCTCCGCAACACAGAAGTAAATATCCTTGGCTTCCTGCTCCCCCTGCTAATCATGAGTTACTGTTACTTCAGAATCATACAGACACTGTTTTCTTGCAAGAACAACAAGAAAGCTAAAGCCATCAAACTGATCTTTCTGGTGGTCattgtgtttttcctcttctgGACACCCTACAACGTTATGGTTTTCTTAGAGACGCTCAACCTCTACAACTTCTTTCCTAGTTGTGACATGAAGCGGGATCTGAAGCTGGCCCTCAATGTGACCGAGACAGTTGCCTTTATCCACTGTTGTCTCAATCCCTTTATCTACGCATTTGCTGGAGAGAAGTTCAGAAGATATCTTCACCACGTGTATAGGAAATGCCTGGCTGTTGTGTGCGGCGGTTCCGTCCATGCCAGTTTCCCCGCTTCTGAATCACAAAGGAGCAGGAGGGAAAGTGTGCTGAGCAGCAATGTGACGAACTGCACCAGTGACGGAGATGCGTCCATAGCTCTCTGA